From Cannabis sativa cultivar Pink pepper isolate KNU-18-1 chromosome 8, ASM2916894v1, whole genome shotgun sequence, a single genomic window includes:
- the LOC115723779 gene encoding uncharacterized protein LOC115723779, whose amino-acid sequence MVQSMHTRNFLQFRVDEAWESLENLSVNYQQWNCQDPRSKASNTPKRGGIYDVKDDVDIKTSLANLTRRVEAMSLSQSMNTPIHRNEFCSLCYSTSHTTQSCPSLPIYQEAFFEDVNALQTYGNSFDSPFSLSDNPNWRNHPNFSWRQNQPLMNQGHQYNSPNQSHAQHNMPYPQQQRKPSLEDTLRQFMQTTQQDLHTSSQSMLRLETQIGQLATVVAEREKGTLPSQPIPNLKSQYEVSTSRPIEEANSISILRSGKIIEKPDYISQPDAKMNTDSLKENEKSQRESSHSKDSVEKMSQTLSFIPKASFPQRLIPIKRGSQYGDILEVFKQVNINIPFLDVIKQIPAYSNFLKDLCTAKRNTNVPKKLADRSVKIPRESQSLLRPQKLFRPPDWDIPFDPGKLRSKWTGPFSVRTVLRSC is encoded by the coding sequence ATGGTACAATCAATGCACACTCgaaattttttgcaatttagagTGGATGAGGCTTGGGAGTCTCTTGAGAATCTTTCTGTAAATTATCAACAGTGGAATTGCCAAGATCCTAGATCGAAAGCTTCCAACACACCTAAGAGAGGTGGAATTTATGATGTCAAAGATGACGTAGATATCAAAACATCATTAGCAAATCTAACTAGGAGAGTTGAAGCTATGTCATTAAGTCAATCCATGAATACTCCTATCCATAGGAATGAATTTTGTTCTCTATGTTATAGTACAAGTCATACTACCCAGTCTTGTCCATCATTGCCTATCTACCAAGAGGCATTTTTTGAAGATGTGAATGCTCTTCAAACTTATGGGAATTCATTTGATAGCCCATTTTCTCTGTCCGACAATCCAAATTGGAGAAATCATCCAAATTTTTCTTGGAGACAGAACCAGCCTCTAATGAACCAAGGGCACCAATACAACTCACCCAATCAGAGTCATGCCCAACATAATATGCCATATCCTCAACAACAAAGAAAACCATCTTTAGAGGATACCCTACGACAGTTCATGCAAACCACCCAACAAGATTTACACACAAGTTCTCAATCCATGTTAAGGCTTGAGACACAAATTGGTCAACTTGCTACTGTTGTAGCTGAAAGGGAAAAGGGAACACTTCCCAGTCAACCCATTCCTAATCTGAAGAGTCAGTACGAGGTAAGTACATCTAGACCTATTGAAGAAGCTAATTCAATTTCTATCCTTCGgtctggaaaaattattgaaaaacctGATTACATATCTCAACCTGATGCTAAAATGAACACTGACTCgttaaaagaaaatgaaaagagtCAGCGTGAAAGCTCACATTCCAAAGACTCAGTTGAAAAAATGAGTCAAACTTTGTCGTTCATTCCAAAAGCTTCATTCCCACAGAGATTGATCCCAATCAAAAGAGGTAGTCAGTATGGTGACATCTTAGAGGTATTCAAGCAAGTAAATATAAATATCCCTTTCTTAGATGTCATTAAGCAAATACCTGCGtactcaaattttttaaaagatctGTGTACTGCAAAAAGAAACACCAATGTTCCAAAAAAGTTAGCAGATCGATCTGTGAAAATTCCTAGAGAATCACAATCACTCCTTAGACCACAAAAGTTATTTCGACCTCCTGATTGGGACATTCCTTTTGATCCCGGTAAGTTACGTTCTAAATGGACTGGTCCATTTTCTGTTCGTACTGTTTTACGGAGCTGTTGA